The following proteins come from a genomic window of Candidatus Palauibacter soopunensis:
- a CDS encoding electron-transfer flavoprotein:ubiquinone oxidoreductase has protein sequence MKSLIPASAQLPLPRARFIIEEDPDPEAVPLDVLFVGGGPAGLAGAIRLAQLVARDRAEGGPLADLEIGVLEKSGELGEHCLSGAVVNPEAFRTLFPDLDEAELPLRGRVAGDRVRLLTERGSVRLPTPPSMRNHGYHVASICEIVRWLGAQAEGLGVNVFTGFPADALLMREGQVTGVRTTPAGLDREGNPEGGYMPATDLSARVTVLAEGTRGPLSQAWLEREGVGSANPQIFALGVKELWEVAHPPDAVTHTMGWPLPRDAFGGSFIYPMGGNLVSLGLVVGLDAPYVDLDVHALLQRFKQHPFVRGILDGGELVEWGAKTIPEGGYHAIPDRLSGDGLLIAGDAAGLVDVASLKGIHYAMRSGILAADAIGRALSDGHDGAAGAESAVPAARLASYDAALRESLIQDPLYRNRNQRLAFKAGFFSGGLRAGLMQATGGTFPGARIASEPDAAGPRHKRLGLDSAYDSEHAVAKVDAVFRSGNATRDDIPSHLLAGGEAGTAVSPEMAELYASLCPAGVYERDGDRLVVNAPNCIDCKATDVLGPRWTPREGGSGPAYKRM, from the coding sequence GTGAAATCGCTGATTCCCGCGTCCGCGCAGCTACCGCTGCCCCGGGCGCGCTTCATCATCGAAGAGGATCCCGACCCGGAGGCAGTGCCGCTCGATGTCCTGTTCGTGGGCGGAGGCCCGGCCGGGCTCGCGGGAGCGATCCGGCTGGCGCAACTGGTGGCGCGCGATCGCGCGGAAGGAGGGCCGCTAGCCGACCTCGAGATCGGCGTTCTCGAGAAGTCGGGTGAACTCGGGGAGCACTGCCTCTCCGGGGCGGTCGTGAACCCGGAGGCTTTTCGTACGCTCTTCCCGGACCTCGACGAGGCGGAGCTTCCCCTCCGGGGCCGCGTGGCCGGCGACCGGGTGCGGCTCCTCACGGAGCGCGGAAGCGTCCGGCTCCCGACCCCGCCCTCGATGCGGAACCACGGCTATCACGTGGCCTCGATCTGCGAGATCGTGCGCTGGCTGGGGGCGCAGGCGGAGGGGCTGGGGGTGAACGTGTTCACGGGGTTCCCGGCCGATGCCCTCCTCATGCGCGAAGGGCAGGTCACCGGCGTCCGCACGACCCCCGCCGGTCTCGACCGCGAGGGGAATCCGGAGGGCGGCTACATGCCGGCCACGGACCTCTCCGCGCGGGTCACCGTGCTCGCCGAAGGGACCCGCGGACCCCTGAGCCAGGCCTGGCTCGAGCGGGAGGGCGTCGGTTCGGCGAACCCGCAGATCTTCGCGCTCGGCGTCAAGGAACTGTGGGAGGTCGCGCATCCGCCCGATGCGGTCACGCATACCATGGGCTGGCCGCTTCCGCGGGATGCGTTCGGGGGCAGCTTCATCTATCCCATGGGCGGGAATCTCGTGTCGCTGGGTCTCGTCGTGGGCCTCGACGCGCCCTACGTCGACCTCGACGTGCACGCGCTGCTGCAGCGTTTCAAGCAGCACCCGTTCGTGCGCGGGATCCTGGACGGGGGTGAACTCGTGGAGTGGGGGGCGAAGACGATTCCGGAGGGCGGATACCACGCCATCCCCGACCGACTGAGCGGGGACGGACTGCTCATCGCGGGAGATGCCGCGGGACTCGTCGATGTTGCCTCGCTCAAGGGCATCCACTACGCGATGCGGTCGGGAATCCTCGCGGCCGACGCCATCGGCCGGGCCCTGTCGGACGGACACGACGGCGCGGCCGGGGCGGAGAGCGCGGTCCCGGCGGCTCGACTCGCGTCCTACGACGCGGCGCTACGGGAGAGCCTCATCCAGGATCCGCTGTACCGCAACCGGAACCAGCGGCTCGCCTTCAAGGCCGGCTTCTTCTCGGGAGGCCTCAGGGCGGGGCTCATGCAGGCCACGGGCGGAACGTTTCCCGGCGCCCGGATCGCGAGCGAGCCTGACGCGGCGGGCCCTCGTCACAAGCGTTTGGGGCTCGACTCCGCGTATGACTCCGAGCACGCCGTCGCCAAGGTCGACGCGGTCTTCCGCTCCGGGAACGCGACTCGGGACGATATCCCCTCGCACCTTCTGGCGGGCGGGGAAGCGGGCACGGCAGTATCGCCGGAGATGGCGGAACTGTACGCGAGCCTCTGTCCGGCCGGCGTGTACGAGCGCGACGGCGACCGCCTGGTGGTGAACGCGCCGAACTGCATTGACTGCAAGGCGACGGACGTCCTGGGTCCGCGCTGGACGCCGCGAGAGGGCGGCAGCGGCCCGGCCTATAAGAGGATGTGA